The nucleotide sequence TTTGGGGCGTTATCTCCGACTTTATTTTGTCCCTTTTACCCTGGATCATGGTCTGGAAGCTTCGGATGAAAAAGGCAGAGAAGTACGGTCTCGCCGTCGCGCTGAGCATGGGTTGCGTGTgggtcttttcttctcctctccccatcccattcTCGCACCGTAACTGACCACCACTCTCCTACTATAGAACAAGCATCCTCGGGATTATGAAACTCTCGTACATCAATTGCGTCTCTGTCCTCGACCTTGATCTCTCTTGTAAGTTCTTTTATTTAGACCGCCCTAAACCTTCACTGACCACCCTCCTGTCCAGACACCTCGATAGACCTCATTACATACCACTTTGTCGAACCGACCGTAATCATCACTGCGGCCTCCATTCCTGCCCTCCGCTTCTTTCTTCATAACCAAGTTACCGCCATGCGCCGCTCGTGCCGCGCAAGCGAGCTACTCGATATGACCAACCCAATCACGAATCCTTCACGAGCCAGCCGAAGAAGCTTTCTCCCCCGGCCCCCAGCTCAAgcacatcaacatcatcaccccttTGTTGATTCCGAGTCCATGATCTCTTTGTCCACAATGTTTAGAAGTTTACCCCCCTCCGCGGAAGACCCACCACCTATGCCACCGATTCGGTCTATGCCCGTCGCCCGAGTAGGCGTTGCTGGCGCAAGTTCCAGCGAAGGAAGAAATATGACGACTGttaccaccatcaccggaGGACATAACAACATTAGATCAGCTAGTTCGAATGAACAGCAGCCCAAGGAAGGAGGGATTCTCAGGACGGTGAGAGTTGTTGTTAGCAGCAAAGGAGAGGGCTCTACGTTGACCTCGGAGACGACGGCCAGCATCAGAGAGAGTTACAGAGAGCCCAGAGAGCCCAGAGAGCCCAGAGAGCGTTCGTGGAATACTTGGCCCAGTGGGCGCAGAGAAAGCGatttggagatgggggatgtGATTAGGGAGAACGAGCGGAAGGGTGGGAAGAAGAACGAGTAGCATTTAGTATGGCATTTTGCTTGCTAGATGGATGGGAAGATTTGCTATCGCGAGTTTATACATGTGTACTACCTGGCATAGACCTGCTATATAAGCATCAAGAGGTCACAGGTGAGAGCCAACTCGGCCAATTGAAGACATGGAGATAtttttgtctcttttttATTCTCATACATTTTCCACTGTCTAAATTCCGGCTGTTGAACCTACATCTCACCCGGGGTATCCCTGTTGAACGCCAGTACACTCACACTCTCTGCCTATCAGACAACAATCTAAACAGAcaaatcctccccccaaacctccttCGCAATCTCGACCTCCAGCCTCACCTTGGCCCACTGCTCCTCTTCGGTAAGAtcattcccctccaccgtcgAGCTAAACCCACACTGATGACTCAAGCAAAGTTGGTCCAGCCCCTGTGGACAATaccccgccgcctccttcagCCTCCTCTTGATATCCTCCTTGTCATCCAACGCGGCCTTCTTGCTGCTCATGACCCCCAAAACGACAATCTTTCCCTCGGGCAAGAACCTCAACGGCTGGAAATCGCCCGATCTCTGGTCGTCATACTCCAAAAAGTAAACATCCacatccagctccttgaaCAGCGTCTCCGCGACGGGTTCGTAACCCCCCTCGGCGAACCACTGAGACCGAAAGTTACCCCTGCAGAGGTGGATGCCGATAACCATATCCTTTGGCCTGCCCGCAATCGCCCGGTTGATCAACTTTGCGTACTGCTTCGTGAGGGCCTGGGGGTCGTCCACACCGTGGCGCTTGGCCGCCTCAGCGCGCATCCCCTCGTCGCAGAGGTACGCGAGGTTGGTATCGTCCAGCTGGACAAACCGACATCCAGCAGCGTAAAGGTCGGCAATTTCAGCCTGGTAGACTTGTACCAAGTCATCAAAGAAGTCcgggtcgaggttggggtAGGCCTCTGTGGAGATCGCCTCGCGACCACCACGGAAATGGAccatggtgggggaggggatgcaGACTTTGGTTGTGATTTTTGTCTTGCCGTCGGATACCTTGGCGACTTCCTTTTCGACAAACTTGTAGTCCTCTACCTGGATGGCGTTTGGGTGGCCTAGCTTGCCCGAGACGACAATCTTGGGGGGTGTCACGCCGTGGGAGGTgacgttggtggaggagagggagccgTGGCGCTCGACGCCGGCGAGGTGCTGGAGAAAGTCGATGTGGAACCAGGCGCGGCGGAACTCGCCGTCGGTGATGGACTGGAGGCCGGATTGGACCTGGGACTTGACCACGGTCGAGATGTGCTCGTCTTCGATGGCGCGGAGGGAGTCGAGCGTGATGGACTGGGTGTCGAGCTTTTCGCGGGCGTCGAGGATGGGTTTGGGGCGGAGGAAGGAGCCGACGTGGTCGGCGCGGTAGACGCCGGCGGGGAGGGGCATTTTGACTTTTTGTTTTATGGTGGTGATACCGGGTCCGAGGGGTtgggaaaaaaaataggCGTCTTTTACGGATGGGGACAACGAGAGAATGCTGAACTTGACACACACTACGCACACACGTcagaagatgaggaagaggggggttaTATACAACAGTCCCGTAGGTGAGGAGTAGAATGTCATTGTATGGAGAAAAGGACTTGGCGAAACCGAATTGTGGATCTCTAGATATCCATAGTTTGTTGACTCCATCACCTTTCTTACTCCAACAACCTTCCTGTACCGGCATCTACGTCCTCTACCCGCTGTATCCGAATTAGCGATCGAATGGCAGCTCGCCCATTATCGTCAGCCATGCCCCAAACGGGCCTGGTCTGCCTTCTTATGGTGCGGGGTAGTGGGACTATTCGCTCGTACCTTGCGTTGTGTTGTTTGCCTCCATCAGACGGGAGTTGTACAGCGGAGAAATAGATTCCCCTCACGGTGTGTAGTGCTGTTGAGGCTGATTTTGCTGCAGGTGGCGAGGAGAGCAGTCCGGCAGTGCGGGGAGCGTGGTCCGGTTTGCCGAGACGCCTAGGAGAGAGGCGACATGCGCCGGTCCGTGGGATGAAGGCTGGGCGCTTCGGCATATGGAGTTCAGCTGGGGGCGAGGAACACTTGTTCGGAGATCTGCGAGATGGCGATCGAAACAGCGACGATGGGAgcttgggagaggggagaatTTTGAGCAGCGCGCGAATGGTAGCTTTGGGGTGTTGCATCCTACGAACAACGTCCACGATTGGCCAATTGCAAACACCAAACTCACCTGGATTTTGACCTGAAAGCGAACCCCTCGAGACTCTGCCAATTGCCGTGAAGTTTCCAAACAGTGGTCAATGCCAGTCGTTGTTGGCTGGCATCCGAGATCGCATTCAATGTGGATCTCCAGGACACCCCCCGGTTTTCACGTCTTGGCAGCAACCTTGCACCGGATGGCATCATGTGAAATTGGACTCCACACTGTCTTGAATGTCTATTTCGACGTCTCTACCTCTACTCTGAGTAGGTTCATTCTTAGATCCCGCGGGAGCTTCAACACTCCGAATATGTAGCTACCTAGGTAGTCGGTCTCTAAAAACATTTTTTTCTCGTCCGAGCACGCTTAGCCCAACATCAGGCTCGCTTCACCCTCGGCTCACCTTGAGCTCACCACCGCTCACCCTACGCTCGTCATTCTCCAAAATCACCAACTTTACGCGACGCTCTTATAGTCCATGGAGGCTAATTAGATTATTAGTAAGAAATCAATCACACAGTTGAAAACCCTATTATTTGGTCTATTGCAGAGTGCACCGTGTTTCTAACAGTATCTCTAAAACTCTCCGGACCTCCACTTTAATTCTTCGCTGTATACCTCCCTTCTATACAACTTTATATTACAAACCTTCCTTACTTGAAAAATCTTCCCCATAATACCCTCTAATATCACAGGTAACCACTAAATAAatccccatcttcccctctTCCTGAACCttatcttcctcctccacgtcTCCTTTTCCGGAGTAACTTAGAATCTCCTGCCGAAGCTCTTCAAACCCCTTGGGAATTTCCTCGGGCAGGTCTTCGTCCATTTTAACCTCGCGATGCGCCCGTACCGCAGCCCATGAGTAA is from Podospora pseudopauciseta strain CBS 411.78 chromosome 5 map unlocalized CBS411.78m_5.2, whole genome shotgun sequence and encodes:
- a CDS encoding uncharacterized protein (EggNog:ENOG503P0PW; COG:E) — encoded protein: MPLPAGVYRADHVGSFLRPKPILDAREKLDTQSITLDSLRAIEDEHISTVVKSQVQSGLQSITDGEFRRAWFHIDFLQHLAGVERHGSLSSTNVTSHGVTPPKIVVSGKLGHPNAIQVEDYKFVEKEVAKVSDGKTKITTKVCIPSPTMVHFRGGREAISTEAYPNLDPDFFDDLVQVYQAEIADLYAAGCRFVQLDDTNLAYLCDEGMRAEAAKRHGVDDPQALTKQYAKLINRAIAGRPKDMVIGIHLCRGNFRSQWFAEGGYEPVAETLFKELDVDVYFLEYDDQRSGDFQPLRFLPEGKIVVLGVMSSKKAALDDKEDIKRRLKEAAGYCPQGLDQLCLSHQCGFSSTVEGNDLTEEEQWAKVRLEVEIAKEVWGEDLSV
- a CDS encoding uncharacterized protein (EggNog:ENOG503P3TC); its protein translation is METSDRTVEFISTVTTMTVIAFCAVFLRLFSKAKYGKEVMLDDNLMVVAWLLTLGSLALLLASVANFGYTLHQQVEDKFPKGAAALISVAQALSSCSGAAAKTSAALLLWRITPVFWQRALLKTTTAITILTTLIVAVVMSVKINDNNMQQECVNKTTAWNFGIFYAVWGVISDFILSLLPWIMVWKLRMKKAEKYGLAVALSMGCVTSILGIMKLSYINCVSVLDLDLSYTSIDLITYHFVEPTVIITAASIPALRFFLHNQVTAMRRSCRASELLDMTNPITNPSRASRRSFLPRPPAQAHQHHHPFVDSESMISLSTMFRSLPPSAEDPPPMPPIRSMPVARVGVAGASSSEGRNMTTVTTITGGHNNIRSASSNEQQPKEGGILRTVRVVVSSKGEGSTLTSETTASIRESYREPREPREPRERSWNTWPSGRRESDLEMGDVIRENERKGGKKNE